One window of the Oscillospiraceae bacterium genome contains the following:
- a CDS encoding DUF4097 family beta strand repeat-containing protein, translating into DTTSGEVRFSGSYVRMSVNTVSGVVRIDSRGIAQETKVDTTSGAMSFAGNIGKLNTNSISGEVFTDGAVYAETADIDTTSGAVGMEFANCPDDLKIDTISGSITLKLPSDSGFTLEYNTVSGSMNCELSVVMNGNKFISGDGAAAFDIDTVSGGLRIQSAQE; encoded by the coding sequence TGGACACGACTTCCGGCGAAGTACGGTTTTCGGGCAGCTATGTCCGGATGAGCGTTAACACGGTTTCGGGGGTGGTACGCATCGACAGCCGCGGGATAGCGCAGGAGACAAAAGTGGACACCACTTCCGGCGCGATGTCTTTTGCCGGAAATATCGGAAAGCTCAATACCAATTCAATCTCGGGCGAGGTCTTTACCGACGGTGCGGTTTATGCAGAAACTGCCGATATTGATACGACTTCCGGCGCGGTAGGGATGGAGTTTGCAAATTGCCCCGACGACTTGAAAATCGATACGATTTCGGGCAGTATTACGCTGAAACTGCCCTCCGACAGCGGTTTTACGCTGGAATATAACACCGTGTCGGGCAGCATGAATTGTGAATTAAGCGTTGTGATGAACGGCAATAAATTTATCAGCGGCGACGGTGCGGCGGCATTCGATATTGATACGGTCAGCGGCGGGCTGAGAATTCAATCGGCGCAGGAATAA